The following nucleotide sequence is from Kiritimatiella glycovorans.
CAAGGAATTCGAGTACGAGTACGACGGGACGCGAGCGGATTTCCCGTCGCCTCACCACAAAAAATTACGTAGAACCAACTTTGGCCTGTATTTCGCTTAGAGGCACAGTTTTTCGGCGAGAAGATATCCTTCCCGCCCTCCGTATTGACGCAGACCGCGAACGATCTCCGGGACGTCGGAAAGGGTGACCCGCAAATCATCACGCATATACCAGAAGCATCGGGCATAATAGCGGTGGAATGCCTTCTGCGCTTCGCGTACCCGGATCATGTCCCGGGATTGCTCCGCTGTAAGCGTCCGGCGACTCTTTAAACCACCCTTGCGCCCGATCTCTGAAAGATACGCTCTTACCTCCCGGTTGCTCATGGGTATCGCCGTAAGCGGATTACGGTGTGAAGACAAGGGAGAGTTCCAGAAAAAGAGAAACGCTGATCAAGGCCGGCCGGTTATTTCATCGGGACGCCTCGTCCAGCACCCTCGCCGCGGCTTCGCGAAGTTCCTCCGGCGAGCGGGCGTGTTTGATCCGGTCGAAGGCGGCGTCGCCGTGCGGCAGTCCCTGCGCGAGATAGCTCCACAGTTCCTTCATCCGTCCGGTGACGGAGCGGGGCGGAAGTTCGTCGCAGTAGACCCGGAGCAGGTCCTCGTGAAATGCGCGCAGCTTCGGGAGATAGTCGGGAAGTACCGTTCGATCTCCAACGATCATTTCCGCGAGGAAGGGATGGATCAGGAGGCCGCGGCCCAGCATCCAGGTCCGCTGACGGGGCAGGGCGGCGCGGAAGCGCCTGAAGTCGCGGACGGATAGGAGGTCGCCGTTATACCAGACCGGCGCCGTAAAGGCCTGCGCCAGGCGGCGGAACGTCTCGAGGTCGGCGCAACCCGTGTACATCTGCTCCGCGGTGCGCGGATGGATCGTGACGTGGGCGAGGGGATACGCGTTCAGCCGCGGAACAAGGGCGTCCAGCTCGTCCAGCCGTTCGATGCCCGGGCGGACTTTGATCGACAGGGAGACGGGCAGACGGGGACACACGGTGTCCAGAAAGGAGAACAGCCGGTCGGGATGCGCGAGCAGCCCGCATCCGCGGCCCTTTTTCCTGATCTTTTTCCAAGGGCACCCGAGGTTCAGGTTCAGTTCGTCGCAGCCGAGATCGGCGACGATGTGCGCCAGTTCGAGGAAGGGTTCGGAATCGGACGTCAGCGCCTGCGGGATCACGCGCCAGCCGGGTGCCGGGTCGCCGAGATGACGCCTCACGCGTTCGGGTCGGAGGCGGGAGGTTCGGCTGAGGGCGATGAACGGGGTCACGGCGCCGCGTAGTCCCCCGCTGTGCTTCCTCCAGACCGCGCGGAATTCGGGGGTGGTGATCCCGCGCATCGGCGCCATCCAGAGTTCGGGTCGTGTTCCGGAATCGCTCATAGGGAAGGCTCGTCCGCCGTTCAGAGTTCGACCGTATGACGCAGCCCCTTGGATGAACGCCACTCGAGACGTTCGTCCTCCAGGATCAGCGCAGCGCGCTCCGGCGTGCATTCCAGCGTGATCGGCCGCTCCGGCGTGCGGTGGCGAAGTACGGCGGCACAGGTGACCGCCTTCTCGAGGCCGTCGCCGCGGCCGAAGTTCCACACCTCGTCCGGCTGCGCGGCTCGCGTCCCGTCGTAAATCGAGTCGTCGGGAAGACGGTCGAGATAGTCGCGCAGACCGTCAAGCGTCAGGTCCTTCGCCCCCTCGATACACACCGGGTTGCGCTCCAGCGCCGCCTTCATGAAGGGTTCCCAGTCGGTCGACGCAAGATCGCGGTAGGCGTAGAACGCCAGGTCGGCGGTCGCGCTCGCGGCGCGCAGCTCCGTCAGTCGGTCGATGACCTCCTCGCGGTTCATGTCGGGGTGGAGGTCGATGGCCGCTTCGGTTTCGTGTCTCTTGGCGGAGAGGTCGGGGAGGCGCGGTGCCACGTGAACGAACGCCGCCAGCCGCTCCAGGATTTCCGGCGCGCGATTGTGCGGGCACTGCATCCGCTCGGCCAGCGCGCGCAGCGAATCGCGGTCGTAGGAGCGGATCGGGTTCCGCTCCAGATAGTCGGCCAGCTCCTGCAGGCAGATGCGTCCCTCGAGCGGGTTGGAGTAGAACTCGTATTCATCGATCTCCGAGAGCAGGTGATCCGAAGTGGTGTCGTTCACGCGGTACGAGGACGCGTGTTCGTAATGATAGGCCGTTTCCGCGGGCAGGTAGCGCGTCTTCCCGTGATGTTCGTGGCGGAGCTGGAAGCACACCTGGAACTCCCGGTGCAGCCGCAGGAAATTGGCCAGCACCTCGTAATCGATCCGTTCGCGCGTCAGGTAGGACTGCAGCCGGCCGGTGAATTGATCCCAGGCCTGTTCGTCGATCGTGCGCACGGGGTGGATCAGGTGGATCCAGCCCGTGGGGTGGGAGACGATCGTCACGCGTTCATTGCGCAGGGCGCGCTGGGCGCGGGCGCTGAGTTCGGTCCCGTTGTACCACATGGTTTTGGTGACGACGCGGCGGTTGTTGGTGAGGACTCCGTCGGCGACATCGATGAAGTTCTGCGAGTGCAGGGGCGTGGCCATCAGGTAGATCTGCTCGAGCGGGATACGGCACACCACGAACAGGGCCGCCGCGTAGAGCGTCGAGAGCGAGACGCATTCGCCCGCGCCTTCCGTGTAACCCTCTTTGTGCCGGAAGGCGTGCATCGCCTCCAGCGTCTCCGTTTTCCAGTACGGGATGATGTCCTCTTCGTAGGAGTCGAGCCCGAAATGGCGGCGGATATCGATGTCGAAGTAGTACCGGTCGCCCTGGTATCCGAACAGCGCATTGCTGCGGGCGATGGCCTCGGGGTCCATGAAGGGGCTGAACCGTTCGATTTCGCGGTTCTTGTGCGTCAGCCCCCAGGTCTCGAGGTCGAGGTTGAACTCGAAATGATCCATGATGAACTGCTTCAGCCGCATCACTTTCCTGTACGGGGTTTTGCGATCCAGCTTTCTGAACCAGCGGTCCCGGCGCCATTCCCACAGCAGTGGCGACATGATGTTCGCCAGCACCAGGGCATAGAG
It contains:
- a CDS encoding tRNA dihydrouridine synthase, encoding MSDSGTRPELWMAPMRGITTPEFRAVWRKHSGGLRGAVTPFIALSRTSRLRPERVRRHLGDPAPGWRVIPQALTSDSEPFLELAHIVADLGCDELNLNLGCPWKKIRKKGRGCGLLAHPDRLFSFLDTVCPRLPVSLSIKVRPGIERLDELDALVPRLNAYPLAHVTIHPRTAEQMYTGCADLETFRRLAQAFTAPVWYNGDLLSVRDFRRFRAALPRQRTWMLGRGLLIHPFLAEMIVGDRTVLPDYLPKLRAFHEDLLRVYCDELPPRSVTGRMKELWSYLAQGLPHGDAAFDRIKHARSPEELREAAARVLDEASR